Proteins from a genomic interval of Betta splendens chromosome 10, fBetSpl5.4, whole genome shotgun sequence:
- the rlim gene encoding E3 ubiquitin-protein ligase RLIM isoform X2, producing MACCGEVTEDELFNRLQQIKDGPEQQNNTPNVESREEPVEQPQSSQDPASGDSLLDWLHTVRRTGNTTRTGHRGNQSWRAVSQTNPNSGDFRFSLEISMNRNLAEQQAAAEGEPESQEQTSEAQVVEPNAEPQVPMETEVVEEPVVEELAVIVEPEAELEEVVSQEIFEEPPSSPPAMPVQPPLPSSARRGQRRPCSRSPEPRRTRARTARSRSPLNMDQLDDGFNPRQAHSSQGPSPATNTPVPQVEGSSRTRQHILSRQSTAESDAQPSRAGAEPVPEPQNITSQEAEATGGEGGAAGRRPPTIMLDLQVRRVRPGEYRQRDSIANRTRSRSQNSNNTFLYESERGGFHRTFSRSERAGVRTYVSTIRIPIRRISDPGLGEVTSMAVQSMIRQIMTGFGDFMDSDSDSSDSNRGASTPVDLAEALNSQAAAAPAAAAADVDEPPVAAGVRARTAEPDVDETIPIGPPGSGGRSRPRPPISLDDTSSLPLLRLAHFFLLNDEDDDQPQGLTKEQIDNLSMRNFGESDALKTCSVCITEYAEGNKLRKLPCSHEYHVHCIDRWLSENSTCPICRRAVLVSANRESVV from the coding sequence CTAGACTGGCTGCACACAGTGAGGCGCACCGGCAACACAACCAGAACTGGCCATCGTGGAAACCAATCGTGGCGTGCAGTAAGCCAGACCAACCCAAACAGTGGTGACTTTCGCTTCAGCCTGGAAATAAGTATGAACCGGAACCTGGCTGAACAGCaggcagctgctgaaggagagcCAGAGTCTCAAGAGCAGACTTCAGAGGCTCAAGTTGTGGAGCCAAATGCTGAACCCCAGGTCCCCATGGAGACAGAAGTGGTGGAGGAACCAGTTGTAGAAGAGTTGGCTGTCAtagtggaaccagaggctgaactTGAAGAGGTTGTTTCACAAGAGATTTTTGAAGAACCTCCCAGCTCCCCTCCTGCCATGCCAGTACAACCTCCACTCCCTTCATCTGCACGCAGAGGACAGCGGAGACCCTGCAGCCGCAGTCCAGAACCACGAAGAACCAGGGCTCGTACAGCCAGGAGCCGTTCGCCTCTCAACATGGATCAGCTGGACGATGGCTTCAATCCACGTCAAGCTCATAGCTCTCAAGGTCCCAGCCCCGCCACGAATACCCCTGTGCCTCAGGTGGAGGGCAGTTCTCGGACTCGACAACACATTTTGTCCAGGCAGAGCACTGCTGAAAGTGATGCTCAGCCGTCTAGAGCTGGTGCAGAGCCAGTCCCAGAGCCGCAAAACATCACATCTCAGGAAGCAGAAGCTAcaggaggcgaaggaggcgcGGCGGGGCGGCGCCCCCCAACTATCATGCTAGATCTACAGGTGCGGCGTGTTCGTCCAGGTGAATACCGGCAGAGGGATAGCATTGCCAATCGTACGCGCTCACGGTCCCAGAACTCAAACAACACATTTCTTTATGAGAGTGAGCGCGGTGGGTTTCATAGGACTTTCTCACGATCTGAGCGAGCTGGCGTGAGGACGTACGTCAGTACTATTCGAATTCCTATCCGAAGAATCTCTGATCCAGGTTTAGGAGAGGTGACCTCAATGGCTGTTCAGTCTATGATTAGGCAGATAATGACTGGTTTTGGTGACTTCATGGACTCAGACTCAGATTCTTCAGATTCAAATCGTGGCGCCAGCACGCCTGTGGATCTGGCTGAAGCTCTTAAcagccaggctgctgctgctcctgctgctgctgctgcagatgttgatgaaccgcctgtggctgctggagtTAGAGCAAGGACAGCTGAGCCTGATGTGGATGAGACCATTCCCATTGGTCCACCTGGCTCTGGTGGCAGGTCTAGACCTAGACCGCCTATCAGTTTAGATGATACCAGCTCACTGCCTTTACTGCGGCTTGCCCACTTCTTCCTCCTAAATGACGAAGATGACGACCAGCCCCAGGGACTGACTAAAGAGCAGATTGACAACCTTTCCATGCGCAACTTTGGTGAGAGTGATGCACTGAAGACTTGCAGTGTCTGCATAACGGAGTATGCAGAAGGTAACAAACTACGGAAGCTGCCCTGCTCACATGAGTACCACGTGCACTGCATTGATCGCTGGCTGTCCGAGAACTCCACCTGCCCCATCTGCCGCAGGGCTGTCTTGGTATCGGCTAACCGAGAGAGTGTGGTGTAG